The Miscanthus floridulus cultivar M001 chromosome 7, ASM1932011v1, whole genome shotgun sequence genome includes a region encoding these proteins:
- the LOC136463427 gene encoding uncharacterized protein At2g27730, mitochondrial-like has translation MATRRAVVRVTAQPAWAAVARRMEGVGGGGGARVSRYFSDKASGRVLSEEERAAESVYIQKMEREKLEKLRRKEDKAKAEAAKRAAAAAKGDKKKGEEAHPS, from the exons ATGGCTACAAGAAGGGCCGTGGTGAGGGTTACTGCTCAGCCTGCGTGGGCAGCCGTGGCGAGGAGGATGGAGggcgtgggcggcggcggcggcgcccgcgtGTCGCGCTACTTCAGCGACAAGGCCTCCGGCAGGGTGCTCAGCGAGGAGGAGCGCGCCGCCGAGAGCGTCTACATACAG AAGATGGAGCGGGAGAAGCTGGAAAAGCTGAGGAGGAAGGAGGACAAGGCCAAGGCCGAGGCGGCCAagagggccgccgccgccgccaaaggCGACAAGAAG AAGGGTGAGGAGGCTCATCCGAGCTGA
- the LOC136467087 gene encoding protein FAF-like, chloroplastic — protein MAATACAYSYQAGGPAQVRLPDTFIDDVDGAVQKAEQTPAPAPPPPPLPRPSKVPPSSFLSHHLDICTEGLGSESSGDIDLSDLTDDVNGNDHDHDHDAACVNVDVGQALPCKWQHRDGGGDAEPGRARSARPGFPPPISLIGAGGKPWLYLRPQREDGRLVLREVRIPSRELLQARREDGRFKLQFAQPQPDDEKDECQLAQGQDPAEAMAPEKTQQGNEKD, from the coding sequence ATGGCCGCGACGGCGTGCGCCTACAGCTACCAGGCGGGCGGGCCGGCGCAGGTTCGGCTGCCGGACACGTTCATCGACGACGTCGATGGCGCCGTCCAGAAGGCAGAACagacgccggcgccggcgcctccgCCGCCCCCACTGCCACGACCGTCCAAGGTGCCCCCGTCGTCCTTCCTGTCGCACCACCTCGACATCTGCACCGAGGGCCTCGGCTCCGAGAGCTCCGGCGACATCGATCTCAGCGATCTCACCGACGACGTCAACGGCaacgaccacgaccacgaccacgacgCCGCCTGCGTCAACGTCGATGTCGGGCAGGCACTGCCGTGCAAGTGGCAGCATCGTGACGGAGGAGGTGATGCGGAGCCGGGGAGGGCGAGGAGCGCCAGGCCAGGGTTCCCGCCGCCGATCTCGCTGATCGGGGCCGGCGGGAAGCCGTGGCTCTACCTCCGGCCACAGCGGGAAGACGGCCGTCTCGTGCTGCGGGAGGTGAGGATACCGTCACGGGAGCTCCTCCAGGCGCGCCGGGAGGACGGCCGGTTCAAGCTCCAGTTCGCCCAGCCCCAACCGGACGACGAAAAGGACGAATGTCAGTTGGCCCAGGGCCAAGATCCAGCAGAGGCAATGGCGCCAGAGAAAACGCAACAGGGGAACGAGAAGGACTAG
- the LOC136467086 gene encoding N-carbamoylputrescine amidase-like produces the protein MAAAAGRKVAVAAVQFACTDVEAENVATAERLIREAHKKGAKIVLIQELFEGHYFCQAQRLDFFRRAKPYKGNPTIIRMQQLAKELEVVIPVSFFEEANNAHYNSVAIIDADGIDLGLYRKSHIPDGPGYQEKFYFNPGDTGFKAFKTKYATIGVGICWDQWFPECARAMALQGAEILFYPTAIGSEPQDGNLDSREHWKRVMQGHAGANLVPLVASNRIGRETVETEHGKSTITFYGNSFIAGPTGEIVKLANDKDEEVLVAEFDLDEIKLTRHGWGIFRDRRPELYKVLLTLDGEK, from the exons ATGGCTGCGGCCGCGGGGAGGAAGGTGGCGGTCGCCGCCGTGCAGTTCGCCTGCACCGACGTCGAGGCGGAGAACGTCGCCACCGCCGAGAG GTTGATTAGGGAAGCACACAAGAAAGGTGCAAAGATTGTACTCATTCAG GAATTGTTTGAGGGGCACTATTTCTGTCAAGCTCAAAGGCTGGATTTCTTTCGGCGTGCTAAGCCTTACAAAGGCAATCCAACTATTATAAG GATGCAACAGCTTGCAAAGGAGTTGGAAGTTGTGATACCTGTCAGTTTTTTCGAAGAAGCAAACAATGCACATTATAATTCGGTGGCCATTATCGATGCTGATGGCATTGATCTTGGACTCTATCGCAAATCACACATTCCAGATGGACCAG GTTATCAAGAGAAGTTTTATTTCAACCCAGGTGACACTGGCTTTAAG GCTTTCAAAACCAAGTATGCCACGATTGGTGTTG GAATCTGCTGGGATCAGTGGTTTCCAGAGTGTGCAAGAGCAATGGCTCTTCAGGGGGCTGAAATACTGTTTTATCCCACTGCAATTGGATCTGAACCCCAGGATGGTAACCTGGATTCCCGTGAACATTGGAAGCGAGTTATGCAAGGCCATGCTGGTGCCAACTTG GTCCCTCTTGTTGCTTCCAACCGGATTGGCAGAGAAACTGTTGAGACTGAGCATGGCAAGAGCACGATAACCTTCTACGGGAATTCCTTCATTGCAG GACCAACTGGAGAAATAGTGAAGCTTGCTAACGACAAAGATGAGGAAGTGCTGGTGGCAGAGTTTGACTTGGATGAGATCAAGTTGACTAGGCATGGTTGGGGGATATTCAGGGACCGGCGCCCTGAATTATACAAAGTGCTATTGACGTTGGATGGCGAGAAATAA
- the LOC136463430 gene encoding alpha carbonic anhydrase 1, chloroplastic-like, producing MATTKKSVLCVALMYSCFLVHHACDHDGVSFGYSGSTGPKYWGSLSPNFTLCSKGIQQSPIDIVKDEAVYIPQLEPLERDYTATNATIVDNVFNIALRYNDTAETVKVGGIKYKLKQLHWHSPSEHTINGERFAMELHMVHVTEDGNVTVVAILYRHGKPDPFLFQIKEQLAELYAEGCKAEKGDPLPVGVVDMTELRHGADRYYRYVGSLTAPPCTENVVWNILGEVREMTKEQAADLMAPLEGSYRHNSRPLQQLNGRTVQLYDKSLKIRKMV from the exons ATGGCAACTACCAAGAAAAGTGTGTTGTGTGTTGCACTGATGTATTCTTGCTTCCTCGTGCACCATGCATGTGACCATG ATGGTGTGAGCTTTGGTTACAGTGGAAGTACTGGCCCAAAGTATTGGGGAAGCTTAAGCCCTAATTTCACACTTTGCTCAAAAGGAATCCAGCAATCTCCAatcgacattgtgaaggatgaaGCGGTCTACATTCCGCAATTGGAGCCCCTTGAAAGGGATTATACAGCCACAAATGCAACCATTGTTGACAATGTCTTCAACATCGCG CTGCGTTACAATGACACCGCTGAGACCGTGAAGGTGGGTGGGATAAAGTATAAGCTAAAGCAATTGCATTGGCATTCCCCATCGGAGCACACCATCAACGGCGAAAG GTTTGCGATGGAGCTTCACATGGTTCACGTAACTGAAGATGGAAACGTTACTGTTGTGGCCATCCTTTATCGACATGGCAAACCAGACCCTTTCCTTTTCCAG ataaaggAACAGTTGGCTGAGTTGTATGCGGAGGGCTGCAAGGCGGAGAAAGGCGATCCTCTCCCTGTTGGAGTGGTGGACATGACAGAACTGAGGCACGGCGCCGATAGATATTACAGATACGTTGGATCCCTCACTGCGCCTCCATGCACTGAGAATGTGGTCTGGAACATTCTTGGCGAG GTAAGAGAAATGACCAAGGAACAGGCTGCTGATCTGATGGCCCCTTTGGAGGGGAGTTACAGGCACAACTCCAGACCACTACAGCAATTGAATGGTCGCACGGTTCAGCTCTATGACAAGTCACTGAAAATCCGAAAGATGGTGTAG
- the LOC136463429 gene encoding heme-binding-like protein At3g10130, chloroplastic, whose protein sequence is MAPSPLCSASQRPLRAPGQRTRDVRPQRTVVVAAGTRVSGAEARASLVLALASQALSASQRRFADLAGEAAKYAFPSRRFEPRTLEEALMSVPDLETVPFRVLKREAEYEIREVESYFIAETTMPGRSGFDFNGSSQSFNVLASYLFGKNTTSEQMEMTTPVFTRKGESNSETMDMTTPVITKKLAGKNKWKMSFVMPAKYGSNLPRPKDPSVTIKEVPSKIVAVAAFSGLVTDDDISQRESKLREFLHKDTEFRVKDDSVVEVAQYNPPFTLPFTRRNEIALEVERNDIDL, encoded by the exons ATGGCGCCGTCGCCGCTGTGCTCCGCTTCCCAGCGGCCGCTTCGAGCCCCAGGCCAGCGTACCCGAGACGTCCGCCCGCAGCGGACGGTCGTCGTGGCCGCCGGCACCCGCGTGAGCGGAGCGGAGGCCCGCGCGTCGCTGGTGCTGGCCCTGGCCTCGCAGGCGCTCTCCGCCTCGCAGCGCCGCTTCGCCGACCTCGCCGGTGAGGCCGCCAAGTACGCCTTCCCGTCCCGCCGCTTCGAGCCCCGCACCCTCGAGGAGGCCCTCATGTCCG TGCCTGATCTCGAGACAGTTCCGTTCCGTGTCCTGAAGCGCGAAGCAGAGTACGAGATCAGAGAAGTGGAG TCATACTTCATTGCTGAAACAACGATGCCTGGAAGATCTGGGTTTGATTTCAACGGATCATCTCAGTCATTCAACGTGCTGGCATCTTATTTATTCGGTAAG AACACAACCTCTGAGCAAATGGAAATGACAACGCCTGTTTTTACTCGGAAGGGCGAGTCAAACAGTGAAACAATGGACATGACGACCCCAGTGATAACAAAGAAG TTAGCTGGTAAAAATAAATGGAAAATGTCATTTGTGATGCCAGCGAAGTATGGTTCCAACTTGCCTCGCCCAAAAGATCCTTCTGTGACTATCAAGGAGGTGCCCAGCAAAATAGTTGCTGTTGCAGCCTTTTCAG GTTTGGTTACTGATGATGATATAAGCCAGAGGGAATCTAAATTGCGTGAATTTCTCCATAAAGATACCGAGTTTAGAGTGAAAGATGATTCAGTGGTGGAAGTCGCACAG TACAATCCACCTTTCACACTTCCATTCACAAGGCGAAATGAAATAGCATTGGAGGTTGAGAGGAATGATATAGACTTATGA